tacataacgatactgaagttatactaattaatgagtataccatcattgatttaaaaaaaaaaaaactgtaatcattatgagtacaaatacaaataatagaattagcatgataatattttgacaatcatacctatagaatgtcaagtagatggtgtgttgcagaatatgttaggtttagttttaaaatgtaatcattatgagtacaaatacaaataatagaattagcatgataatattttgacaatcatacatatacctatagaatgtcaagtagatgatgtgttgcagaatatgttaggtttagttttgggtgaatacgaGTGAGAAGGGGAGGGATTTATATAGCGTTGTTTTGgatagaataatggtttagttagaaatctatacaaaattgtattatagaatcgacttcaatattctaattttaagttaggaatctacatagaattatattatagaatattgccaatttgtttgaaaactgcaataaagaaacaaattgcctaaagaatttgaTGTTAAACTTCTGTTATATTTAACGAAAAGAATTtgggaatttaattggaggttgcacaataagaagaacacaaagtacaatatgttatagcaaactattacaccaacatttttttagttctagttacgggtctaacattattgtctcttattataagtgtagatatatatatatatatatatatatagagtatctACATATAGTacgtattatatatagtatgtatagtgtgtgtgtgtacacacacacataattcAATAATGGTTTGGCTTAACAGTCCGTCAAGTTAGCCCGACTCAACTTGATAACCTTATAGGACTAGCTCAATTAGCTCGATTTTttattggagttttttttttatatatttattataacctTATAATTTTCGGGGCTTATTAGGTCAGCCCGTTGATTTAGGACTAAGGTTGACATCTCTAGTTTTGAGCATGTTCAAATCCAACCTAATGACTATCTTTTTTTAGTATACAGCATTTCAAGCTTTACAAGTTTGATAATGTTAAATATGCATTAcaagtaaattaaaattaaaattttaatttattagtgaatataaatgtttatttattatatatttattctgaATAACATGTCTAATCACAAAATTTAAACTTTGGTATAAACAATTCCCCAAATAAAACAGTACACTTATAATCTTAGAATTTTTGTTGGTTTACAAGTGTGATAGTTTCTGAAACTTCGAATCAATCTGGATTTATCCATTCTGATCTGCCATCCATTATTTGATTTGTGATTTCTCAACAAAAGCATGAGTATGCCCAATGTTCCTTCTCTGATATGTCGTAGGGAGGAACATAGTCCTCTGCTGAAAGTGAAGATCTGTTGGCCGGCACAAGAACTTGTCCTTTTCCAGTAGCCATTCTCCTTGCAACAACATTGTCAGAAAACAAACTTGAAGATGTTGGCACATAAACATCTGCTGCAGAAGATACATAGAAATCTACAATCTGTCTGAGTTCAGGCCTTTCAGGATCCAGGAACTTGGAGTTCTCGTCTGCTGGAATGATTGCATCCTATtgcaacaaaataatatatttgttaggatcaaacacttACAACTACGCCAATAATCCCCTTAGCTAGCCACCTAGTGAAAATTCCCCCAGCACCTAtcagcctatatatatatatatatatatatatatagcttgtaGCGAAGGCACAACTATTATATTTCTGCCACATTTCCAAGAGGTAGGGTGCTGGACTTAGCCTTTCAGGTTTTTGCCCAAACTGtacaatttttactttttaaagttataaCTAGCAGCGAATTGAAGGTTCAacattatttccttatatattgccacattttcgagaggcagagTGTTGGACTTAACCCTTTAGGCCTCCGCCCAATAATCATATATCTAGCTACCTGGTATGGGATCTAGTCACCTGGTGTTTGATATTTGACCATTCACTGGCCTCCGTCCAATAATATAATCGAATGAATGAAGGATCATTTTTGGAGTAAaataaacaacatatataaaatttacgtGCGTACCTTGGTAAAGGTGTTAGGAAAAACCTTTCTAAGATGCTCAATACTTGTATGCCAGCCATTTATAGTCAAGTAAATAGTTGTTCCATTTTCAAAACCAATCTTCTTCAGAAAATGGGCTATCTCCTTTGCATCAAAGCAATGTTTGATTCCAGTTGTGTTGTCAAGAGGACATGATGAATCGCTACTTTGTGGCATGGTTTCAACAACCTTATAGTCCACCGCAACAAATCGCCCTTCTGAATTATTGGGGTTGAGACTTCTTAGTGTTCTAATCATGGAGTCTATGGATTTTTGCAACTCTGGTCTCAACATTAGGGTGTCAAAAGTACCCAAACATCCATATGGACTCATTCTCGTTTGCTCCTTAGTTGATGGGAAGTAAATAGAGAGCCTTAGATTTCTTGTGCTTTTGAATATTGGCTCAATGTTTGACTTGATGAACTCTAGGGAAACCATGTTTGGCACCTTCACTGTAGTAACcctttgattatatatttttgcaaTTTGTGAATCCATAGCCTGTGCCATCACTTTCTCATCTAGGCTTTCAGTGAATTTTTCCAAATCATAGATTTCTCCAAACGTCCTGAAATTGGGTTTAAAGTATTATTAatgaattgatatatataacacaacatgaacaaattaaatcataATACTTTACTCAAATTGTATAATGTGACTAACCTTTTTTGCCCAGATTGATCAGATTGTCTTAGGTTTGGAATGACTAGAGCAGCTCCAAGGTATTTAGCAACAACAATGGCAGTAGCAATCTAATACATGGAGAAATTAAGCAATAAATCATATTGAAGTTTCTTAGTCTGATCTACTACTTAAATAAAAGTTTCACATTCAATTCCTatatcattaaatatatttttaaaaataaaaaaagacaaACCTGTGAGATGTGATACTCAGGGTCCTGAGCCAATGTGACAAATACAAAACCTTCTGATTCTTGTGGTTTTGCtgaaaagaaatgaagaaaataaataagaaaatcaaaatacaattattaatttttgatttTCTTATAAGTTGATCTATCGAggattaaatatataattatttccaAGTACTTACAATTTGTTAATTTTCTCCAGCAAGGGTTTAATACTTCTTTATTACGAGTATTGTTTACTCCCCAAGGGTCGGATGAGGTCAGGTGTCGTCCATTATCAGAAGAAGATTTTGTCCCATTGTTTGGAGTGATAATGGGTTGTATTGATAAATCACCCTACCAATAAATATACATGGTTGATcaggttgaaaaagtatagacgaacagatactacaatttaatagagtcagttgtattctatatatatatatatatatataaataaagaaaaaatgtagGTATTTTAACcacaaaaatggaaatgaaaaattaataatgaaacaAGAAAATTCAAACAGCGTTTAATATATTGTATCTcaaaaaaatttcttattttagtCACATTTCAATTtctaaattatatgaaaaaaacgattttttttataaaagaaaaataataccttttttttttaatactactaactctattagactgcagtatctgttcataactactttctcaacttattgaagcacaagagttagtattgcctccactgaggctcgaacccaccacctcccgtataaagggaagggtaaAAATAATACCTTTTAGTTGCTTAGTTATGCACACATTTGTAACCGGCGACCagttattgaaaaattcaactaattaataaaaaattgaaagatgaaaaaaattccttttattaattagaatattttttttgaaaacttattaattagaatatattttccTATAATTATGATAAGAGTCCATAATAAATTGTACAAAATTTACAGCTCTAAGGACCATTTTAATAGACATTACTTTTGAGAGATCAAATCAACTAGCCATGTATAAGTCAAAAACAAAATGTTGCACAATGTTGATAAATGTGGATATCGAAATGCATATGTATgaatgtaataaaataaaaatgatatggtaaaaaaaaaacttgatatatacattatacaacTATTGTATAGAAGAatattaatgaataataaattgagtgaaaaattaaaataccaaaAGTGGATCAATATGATCTTTCTTGATCATATTACATAACATAAGAAGCATTGAAGCTGTTAGACAACCGGAGAGTATGTGTCTCAAATCAAATGCCATATTTCTACTCAGACTTTCTCCTTCTCTCTTCTCAGATCTTAGtgattattctttctttttgtttatctcACATCATTTATTCTTGCAGCTATTTATCATTACTAGGTTCAGGCATGACAAAAAATGGCAATGAACTTTCTGGCATAAAAAGGGGAAGCAAAGACAACTCAGAAAAGCAATTCTAAATTTTAGAAAGTTACAAAATAATACAGCTTTGAGTAGTTAGACATTTTCAAATCAAATTCTATACCTACCTAGCGTATACAACACAACCCACCAGCAAGAATAGATGGAGTATGGGTTATCATACATTAATGATGATTTGTTTTGATGGCTTAGCTTCAATTAGTGCGGTTTAGGTGTGGTAGTTTTGAGTAAGAAGGGGAAACCATTTccaaattgaaatctataccttGCAAGTGTATATAACACAATCCATTGGAAAGACCATAGGTGGCAAATGTGTTAatagataaattatttttctttttacggTTTAAAGTTTTTTGGATTAGGTGTGCCAATTTTGAGTTAGAAGAGGAAATCATTTTGAAATGGAATTCAATACCTAGCTAGCGTACAATCCACCGAAAGATGTTTGGTGGCAGATTGGTTATCTTAGATAAATGATCCATTTTGATGGTTTAAAGTTGTTAGGTTTAGGTGTGGTAGCCGTGAGTAAGAAGGGAAAAccattttaaaatgaaattctaTTCCTAGCTAGCGGCCAATCCACCGGAATTGAAATACTGTTCAAATAATTATGTAGCAAATGATTGAATTTATATGCTTAGACATGCCTACTGCaagcataaataatattttggaatATATACTTTGCAGgaattttgttgttgttgttgttgttgttatcttGTTATTCTTGCAGCTATTTACCATTACTAGGTTCAGGCATGACAAAAAATGGCAATGAACTTTCTGGCATAAAAAGGCGAAGCAAAGACAACTCAGAAAAGCAATTCTAAATTTTTAGAAAGTTACAAAATAATACAACGAGCTTTGAGTATTTAGACATTTTCAAATCAAATTATATACCTACCTAGCGTATAAAGCACAACCCACCAGAAAGAATAGATGGAGTATGTGTTATCACACATCAATGATGATTTGTTTTGATGGCTTCAATTAATATAGTTTAGGTGTGGTAGTTTTGAGTAAGAAGGGGAAACCATTTccaaattgaaatctataccttGCTAGTGTATATAACACAATCCATTGGAAAGACCATAGGTGGCAAATGgattaatatataaatgatttttctttttaaggttTAAAGTTTTTTTGGATTAGGTGTGCCAGTTTTTAGTTAGAAgagaaaatcattttgcaaTGGAATTCAATACCTAGCTAGCGTACAATCCACCGAAAGGCGTTTGGTGGCAGATTGGTTATCTTAGATAAATGATCCATTTTGATGGTTTAAAGTTGTTAGGTTTAGGTGTGGTAGCTGTGAGTAAGAAGGTAAAGccattttaaaatgaaattctaTTCCTAGCTAGCAGCCAATCCACTGGAAATACTGTTGAAATAATTATGTAGCAAATGATTGAATTTATATGCTTAGACATGCCTACATCaagcataaataatattttggaatATATACTTCGCGGgaattttgttgttgttgttgttgttgttgttgttatcttGTTATTCTTGCAACTATTTATCATTACTAGGTTCAAACATGACAAAAAATGACAATGAACTTTCTGGCATAAAAAGGGCTAGCAAAGACAACAAGCAATTCTAAATTTTagaatgttacaaaataatacagCTTTGAGTAGTTAGACATTTTCAAATCAAATTCTATACCTGCTTAGCGTATACAGCACAACCCACCAGAAAGAATAGATGGAGTATGGGTTATCATTCATCAATGATGATTTGTTTTGATGGCTTTAATTAGTATGGTTTAGGTGTGGTAGTTTTGAGTAAGAAGGGGAAACCATTTccaaattgaaatctataccttGTAGTAGTGTATATAACACAATCCATCGGAAAGACCATAGGTGGCAAATGGGTTAATATATaaatgaattttctttttacGGTTTAGAGTTAGAAgagaaaatcattttgaaattgaATTCAATACCTAGCTAGCGTATATAGCACAAGCCATCGAAAGGCGTTTGGTGGCAGATTGGTTATCTTGGATAAATGATCCATTTTGATGGTTTAAAGTTGTTAGGTTTAGGTGTGGTAGCTGTGAGTAAGAAGGGAAAGccattttaaaatgaaattctaTTCCTAGCTAGCAGCCAATCCACCGGAAATATTGTTGAAATAATTATGTAGCAAATGATTTATTTATATGCTTAGACATGCCTACTGCaagcataaataatattttggaatATATACTTCGCAGgatttttgttattattgttattgttgttatctTTTATGAAGAATGTTTGTTATTATTTGGTAGTTTATTGAGAAGAACTAATCTTATGTGTTTTGATTCATACTTTAGAAGATTAATTATTTTGGAaatgttttgattttaatatttgatgttcTTGGTAAACTACTAGATATCCCCAAATAGTAGCGATAAGTTGGTTTTAGTGGTATGTAGGTTTGGTATGTGTGAGGGTATCATCACAACGGATATTATCTCGAGGAGTGGATCAAGAGTGTTGAATAGTGGGTGGTTAATCACAAAAGTGTCAGTGCTTGGAATCTAGCTCGAGTAGTAGGTTTGTGAGTCATACCAGATCAATTCAATGAAATACAAAGTAATAAGCAAAACAATAACAAGCTGAAATGATTTGCCTAGATGCCATAGAGTTGCCTA
This portion of the Ipomoea triloba cultivar NCNSP0323 chromosome 5, ASM357664v1 genome encodes:
- the LOC116021224 gene encoding protein MANNAN SYNTHESIS-RELATED 1-like → MAFDLRHILSGCLTASMLLMLCNMIKKDHIDPLLGDLSIQPIITPNNGTKSSSDNGRHLTSSDPWGVNNTRNKEVLNPCWRKLTNSKPQESEGFVFVTLAQDPEYHISQIATAIVVAKYLGAALVIPNLRQSDQSGQKRTFGEIYDLEKFTESLDEKVMAQAMDSQIAKIYNQRVTTVKVPNMVSLEFIKSNIEPIFKSTRNLRLSIYFPSTKEQTRMSPYGCLGTFDTLMLRPELQKSIDSMIRTLRSLNPNNSEGRFVAVDYKVVETMPQSSDSSCPLDNTTGIKHCFDAKEIAHFLKKIGFENGTTIYLTINGWHTSIEHLRKVFPNTFTKDAIIPADENSKFLDPERPELRQIVDFYVSSAADVYVPTSSSLFSDNVVARRMATGKGQVLVPANRSSLSAEDYVPPYDISEKEHWAYSCFC